Genomic window (Aminivibrio pyruvatiphilus):
CTGCTGGATATAGTAATTGCCGGAGAAGCTCATGAGCATACATGGGCAGACTCCCGGAGCAACGGGCTCGGTGATCATGATTTCATGCCGTTCCGCCCAGTTGGGGATTTCAATCCCCGCCATGCGGGCGATGAACTGGGCGTAGGCGCCTGCGCAGTTTATCACCACGGGGGCATGGAGTGTGCCCCTGTCGGTTTCAACACCCCGGACCACGTTGTTTTCCACGAGAATGCCGGTGCATGTGGTATGCCTGTGGCAGGTGACGCCGAGACGCTTTGCCGCTTCAAGGTAGGCGAAGGTTGTAAGGAAGGGGTCCGCGTGACCGTCCCTTCCATGGAAAAAGAAACCTACGGCGTCGTCGGCGGCAAGTCCCGGGCAGATTCCTCTGGCTTCCTGCAGGTTTATCTGCCGCGACTTGATCCCAAGGGAGTTCTGGAGTTCCATTCCCTTCCTGAGGGTCTCCAGTTCTTTTTCGTTATAGGCCACGAGCAGGTAGCCGCCCTGATTGAGCCCGACCGACATCCCCAGCTCCTGGTCAAGCTGCTCGAAAATGTCAAGGGCGGCAATGCCGAGGCGGCAGTTCATTTCCGTTCCCCATTGTGCCCGTATTCCTGCCCCGCATCGACCGGTGGAACCACCGCAGATGGTGCCCTTTTCTATGAGAACGATGTCTTTCACGCCGTTCAGGGCAAGATAATAGGCTGTAGATACGCCGATAATTCCGCCACCTATGATGACAACGTCGGCGGTGTTCTTCCATTCCATCATTCTTCACCCTCCTCTGCGAGCAAACCGATCCTGATTGGTTTTGCAGGAGGTCGAACGGTTGCCGGTTCTACTTCGGTGATTGACTTTCCCGTTTTTTTCGCAATCTCTCTCATGAGGATATCCTGGCAGCCTCTGCCCTGGCATGGGCCCATGCCGACCCGGAGAACCCTCTTGAGTTCTTCCACGGAGTCATATCCCCTGTCGATCCACTCGTGGATCTCCTCGAGGGTAACTTCCTCGCAGCGGCATACGTAAATCTCTTCAGATCCCGGATGTTCCTTCTGCATGGTCATTTCACCGCCCTGATTGTCCGGAATTCGTCCACTACTTCTTTTGGAGCCGAAACATGGATGACATAGGTCCTGTCCTTTTTGGGTTGTGTCACGTTTTCCACGGTGCCTTCCGCAATGCATTCCCCTATTCGGTTCAGGCACTGGACTTTCTGCCCCTTTTCCGGAAGGGGCAGCATCTCGTAGGGAAGTTTGAAAAGAGCTTTGTCTTCGGAAAAAGTGAGATCGATAACGAAGCACGCCAGACCCGGACAGGATGCTACACAGAGGGTGCATCCAGTGCACAGCGAATGATCAACCGTCGGGGTGTCGTTGATGTCGGCAAAGGGACGGATCGCTCCGGTAGGACAGCTGGTATGGCACGGATTGCAGGGAATGCGCTGGGGACATTCGACGATTACGACTCCTCCTTTTTTCGATTCCCAGAGTTTGCGGTCCGGCAGGACGGCACCTTCCCGTTCGCCGGTGAGGACACCGCTGTTGAAGAGGTCGAGAGCGTCAGCCATTGGAAACATCCTCCCATCTGTTGACAAGCACGCATTCGAGTCCCTGGCATATACGTGCCCCTGCCTCTCCTGACCTGAGAGCCTGGAGACGTCCCCAATATTCGTCAAGCTTACCGTGTTCGGTGGGGTATCCAAGATCTGAAGCCGCCGAAAGGCCGGCTATTCTCCCTTCGACCATGGCGGCGCTTGCCTCTTCGATGCCGCTTGCGTCACCTGCGGTGAAAAAATCGGGGTTGGAGGTTTTCATCGTTCTGTCCCGCTGTGCAACAAGGCCGCACAACTGGGGAACATACATCATTTTGCATCCGGCCTGGGAGAGAATCTCCGTGGTCGGGGAGAGACCGACAGCTATGCAGATGATGTCACAGTCCACGTACTTTTTTTCTCCCACCGGCTCGAAACGGTCATTGAGTGCCGTGATGTACGCTCCCGTGATGACCTGCTCCCCCACGGCTTTTCTGATGGAGTGGCGCAGAAGGATGGGGACGCCCATCCGACGGATTTTTGCTGCGTGGACCCAGTAGCCGCCAACCCGGGGTGCGGCTTCGACAACGGCGGCGACTTCAACGCCTGCCTGCATGAGCTGATAACTCACAATAAGGCCGATATTGCCCGCTCCGACCATGAGAACCCGTTTCCCGGGAACAACCCCGTAGACGTTCATAAGGGTCTGAACGGCTCCTGCACCGTAAACGCCGGGAAGGTCATTGTTTGGAAACGGAATGAGCCGTTCCTGGGCGCCTGTAGCCACTATTGTTTTTTTAGCTTTGATATGGAAGTATTTTTCTTCTCCCCGCATGGCGGTGAAGGTGCCGTCTTCTGAATAGAAGCCTGTGATGGTGGTATTGGTGTGGATTTCAACGTTTTCCCTGCAGGAATCAATTTCGTTCAAAAGGATGTTCGCGATTTTGAACCCCCTGGTTCCCGCATATTCGTCCTTGCTGCCGAAGAATTTATGGGTCTGTTTTACGAGCTGTCCTCCCAGATGAAGATCGCTTTCCGCCACCATGACTTTTGCACCTGCCGCCGCCGCTTCTGCTGCCGCGCTGAGGCCCGCCGCTCCTCCGCCGATAACGAGAATTTCTGTCGAGAGAGTTTTCATGGCCTCATCCTCATTCCGCTGTCTCGGGTACGAAGCCCTTGCCGTGCTGGGTTTCCACCTTCATGCCTGGTTTTAGGGGAGTTATGCATGTCCTGACGTTCGGAACACCGTCCACCACCATGAAACAGCTGCTGCATTTTCCGATGGCGCAGAAAAAACCCCGGGGTCTGTGCATTTCAGCCGTTTCTCGGTAGACTCTAACCCTGTTCGCATGAAGGGCCATGGCGATGGGCTCCCCTTCATATCCTTCCATTTCCCTTCCGTCGAAGAAAAAACGTACCTTTTCTCCCCTAGGGAAATCAAGGATCGGATGTTCCTCGATCAAATCCATGGTCCCGCGGCCTCCTCCCGGATTACTTTTCTCATCCAAGCCTGTTTTCCTCCTTCCAAGCATGACTCGATTTCACAACACGGTACATGGCCTGTTGCGGAAAAACTATTGGAATCAGGAGCACAAATGGCTGTTTTTGAAGGACATGAAGTGATGGGCAGCACTATCCCCTCCGGAGAAAATGGGTCACGGAGAATGCTTTTGTGTGTTCAATTGTGTTCCGGGAATCCCAATTTGTCAAGGATATGTTGAAATTTTGGGCACATTCAACTTTTTCACAAATGGTTCGTAAGGCTTTTTCGTGAACAGGGTTTTTTCTGCAAAAGGTCGGTTTTTTTGCTCCGGAGGAAAATTTGAAATAGAATAGAAGCAGTTTTTCCCGAGAGTACGATGATTTTTTTGAAAGAGGTGATCGGGTATGTTTCTTATGAACAGCGGCCACATGCTTTCCTGTTTCTCTTTTCCCGGGTTGATGGATGCCGCAGAAGAGGCCATGAAAGCGGCCGGCCGGGAGAAGGACGGATCCATAACAGTACCCCTGAGAACCGCTGTCAACAGAGGAAAGAATTCTCTCCTGCTCATGCCCTGTCTTGCGGATGATCTCTGGGGGCTGAAAGCTCTCACGATTTTTCCCGACAACCCTGTACGCTCACGGCCTTTTCTGAACGGGCTGGTACTCCTTTTCGACGGGGCGGACGGGACTCCTCTTGCGCTTTTTGACGGGAGAACGCTGACGGCCCTGAGAACGGGTTCGGTGGGAGGGGCCGCTGTACGCGCCCTTGCGGGAAAGGATGTGCGGTCCCTTGGCCTAGCCGGAGCGGGTGTCCAGGGATACTGGCAGGTCCGTTTCGCCTGCGAGGCCCGATCCTTTTCAGAGGTTCGAATCTATGATGCCGTCCCGGAGAGTGCGGAAAGGACTGCTGAAAGGCTCGGAAAAGATCTGCCCGAAATCAGCGTGTTGCCCTGCAGAGATGCCGCGGAGCTTGCTCTTGCTTCCGATGTGATCATTACCGCCACAACGGCGAAACAGCCGGTTTTTCCTGATGACAGGCGTCTCTTTTCGGGAGGGAAATGCATCATCGGCATCGGTTCCTATACTCCGGAGATTCGGGAATATCCCGATGCCCTTTTCGCGGAAGCGGAGCAGGTTTATGTGGATACTGAGCATGCCCTTTCGGAAACGGGAGACCTCATCAACCCCCTTTCCAGGGGAGTATTTTCGAAAGAAATCATCCGTCCACTTTCTGATCTCCTTCTTGCCGGGAAGAAGGAAACAGCAGGCACCGGCACTGTCTTTTTCAAATCCGTCGGGCTTTCGGTGTTTGATCTTTATGCTGCGAAAACCTTGCTTGAGAGGGGAAAAATGACCGGAAACGGAATCGATTTCGATCTGTAGTACGTGCCGAATGACCGGGGAACGCCCGCCCCTGAACCGGCGGCCGTTCCCCGTCTTGAAGGAGTTCAGTGAACCGCTGCGGCATCGAATGATTTTTTCAGGACTGGGGCCCCCATTTCCTTGCCCATTCGAACATTCCCACGGCACACGCAACGCTTGCGTTCAAAGAGCCGGTTTCTCCCGTAAGGGGGATTCGGACGATTTCGTCGCAGGTATCGGATACGAGCCTGGACAGGCCTTCACCTTCGGCACCCACTATAAGGGCGGTTCTTTCCGGCATGGGCTCGGACCAGAGGGAACGGCCGGCCCTGTTATCAAGACCGATGGTCCAGAAGCCGGCCTCCTGGAGCTCTTTTACCGTCTGGGAGACATTGTTTATCCCCACCATGGGCAGGCGCAGTGCAGCGCCGGCGCTGACCTTGACCACAGTGCCCCCGGGGAGGGCTCCCCTGCGCTTGGGAAAGAGAACTCCTTTCGCACCGCACGCTTCAGCAGTGCGGGCTACGGCGCCGAGGTTATGAGGATCCTGGACGTGGTCGAGGACGACCACGAGGAGAGGGCCGGCGGAAGGGAGGGAAGAGAAGAAATCCCCGAGATCGGCCATGGAAACCTCACTGCTTCGGCAGGCGACACCCTGGTGATTCACCGGCCCGCAAATCTCGGAAAGAACCTCGGGTGTGACGACCTGAACCACCACACCTCCTTTTTCCGCCAGGGTTTTCACCTGCCGGGAAAAGGAATCGCTCACATTCTTCCCGAGGAAAACTTTCTGAACCCTGTCGGGAGACTCTTTTAAAAGCTGGAGTACGACCTGCCTCCCCCAGTTGAGGTCTTCGCTTCTCTTTTTTTCAAAACGGGGTGCGGCGGAACCGGTTTCTTTTCCGAACCTCCTGCCTGCGGGTCTTTTCCCATCTTTTCTTTCTATTCTATCCACTTTTCTTCATCCTTTCGCTGATTTGATCGGAATACTCCCGGAGAAACCGGGCTGTATACCCCTTGGAAGAGTGCATGAGATCTTCCGGTGTGCCTGCCGCGACGAGCCGCCCTCCTCCGTTTCCTCCCTCCGGGCCGAGGTCGATAATATAATCTGCGGACATCAGAACGTCCAGGTTGTGTTCGATGAGAATGACCGTGTTTCCCTGGTCAACGATCTTGTTCACGATGACCAGGAGTTTTTCCACGTCCGTGTAATAAAGGCCGGTGGTCGGTTCATCAAGAAGGTACAGGGTCGGTCCAGAAAATTTCTTGCTCAGTTCCTTGGACAATTTCACTCTCTGGGCCTCCCCTCCGCTGAGGGTGAGGGCCGACTGCCCGAGCCGGATATATCCGAGTCCCGCTTCGGCAATGAGGTTCAGCTTGGAGGCAATTCTCGGAATGTCCCTGAAGAACTGCAGGGCCTCATCCACCGTCATGTCCAGTACATCGGAGATGGATTTCCCCTTGAACTTCACCTCGAGGGTTTCCCTGTTGTATCTTTTGCCGCCGCAGACCTCGCAGGGCACGTACACGTCGGGAAGAAAGAGCATGGAAACCTTGGTGGACCCGCCGCCGCCGCACGCTTCGCACCGCCCTCCCCTCACGTTGAAGCTGAATCTGCCGGGGAGATATCCCCTCAGCTTCGCTTCGGGGAGCTCCGCAAAGAGCTCCCGGATGAGGGTGAACAGTCCCGTGTAGGTGGCCGGGTTCGATCGGGGAGTCCTTCCGATGGGGCTCTGGTCCACTAGGATGATGTTCCGGAAATTTTCCCACCCGTCGATGTTTTTGTGGTTTCCCGCCCGCTCGCGGAAATCCCTGTCCAGGTACCGCCTCATCCCCTTGTAGAGCACGTCATGGATGAGGCTGCTCTTTCCCGACCCTGAAACGCCTGTTACGGTGATGAAGAGCCCCGTGGGAAACTCCACATCGATGCCTTTCAGATTGTTGTGCCGGGCTCCTTTTACCGTCAGGCTGCCTTTGGGTCTCCTTCTCTCCTTCGGCCGGACGATGCCGTTGCATTCTCCCCGCAGGTAAGGGCCTGTCAGGAAAGGCGACCGGAACGCCTCTTCATACTCCCCGGAGAAAACGATATTTCCTCCTCCGTCACCCGCCCCCGGCCCCATCTCGATGATCGAGTCCGCGGCCATCATGGTTTCCCTGTCATGTTCAACCACCACGACGGTGTTGCCGAGGTCGCGGATTGATTCCAGGGTCCTGACGAGCTTCTCGGTATCCCTTGAATGAAGGCCGATGGTAGGTTCGTCCAGCACGTACAGGACACCGCTCAGTTTCGATCCTATCTGAGTGGCAAGCCGGATTCGCTGGCTTTCTCCCCCGCTGAGCGTGTCGGCTCTCCGAATAAGGGAGAGGTAGCCCACTCCCACGTCGGTGAGGAAATTGAGCCGTTTTCTCGTTTCGAGAAGGACCTGGTGCACGATGTGCTCCTCGCCGGATGAAAAAGAGATGTTTTCGAGGATATGACACAGTTCGTCGATGGGCATGGAAACAAAATCCCCAATGCCGTAGTTCCGGACTTTCACACTCAGCGCTTCAGGTTTGAGCCTCAGTCCCCCGCAGGTTTTGCACTCGTCGTCCACCCGGTATGTAGCCAGCTCCTCGATGACGGCTTCGGATTCAGTCTCCTTCCACCTGGCGTCAAGCCATGGGATGAGTCCTTCGTAGCGCCCCATGTAGGAACGCTCTTCTCCGCCGTCACGGAACATCAGGGGAATGCGTTCATCCGATCCCCTGAGAATAAACTCTTTTATATTCCCCGGGAGCTTGCCGTAGACTCCCGAGAGATCCCATCCCTTTTTCGCCGCGAACTTTTCCAGTTTTGTCAGCATGTAATGTTTTTTCTTCCATGGAAGAATAGCCCCTTCGGAGAGGGATCTTTCAGGATCGATGGCCAGATCTTCCGAAAAGAACTGGTGGCTTCCTATTCCGGAACAGTCCGGGCAGGCCCCGTAGGGGTTGTTGAAGGAAAAAAGCCTTGGTTCGATTTCGGGCAGTGAAATGTCGCAGGAAGGGCATGTGTAATTTTCCGTGAGCAGTTTTTCCTCTCCCGTTTCAGGAACGGCCACCACGTAACCTCCGCTGAGGGAGAGTGCATTCTCCACGGCTTCGGCAATTCTGCCCCGCCTGTCTTCCTGAATCCGAAGCCTGTCGACTATGACCTCGATGGTATGGCGCCTGTTCTTGTCGAGGGAGATTTCTTCTTCCAACCAGAGAACGGCGCCGTCGACCCTGACACGAAGAAAGCCCTTGTCCCGGGTCTGGGAAAGCAGGTTTCTGTATTCTCCTTTTTTGCCCCTCACCAGGGGAGCGAGAATTTCAACCCTCTCCTCCGGAAAACTGCGGAAGAGGATGTCCACAATTTCATCGAGAGAATAACGCATGACTTCCTTTCCGCATGAGGGACAATGGGGTTTGCCCACCCTGGCGAAAATCAGGCGGAGAAAGTCGTAAATTTCCGTGACGGTTCCGACGATGGAACGGGGGTTGTGGGACACCCCCTTCTGTTCGATGGAAATGGCCGGAGAGAGCCCCGAAATGTCGTCCACATCCGGTTTGTTCTGGATACCAAGAAACTGTCTTGCGTAAACGGAAAGAGATTCGACATACCTGCGCTGTCCCTCGGCGTAGAGAGTGTCGAAGGCGAGGGACGACTTGCCTGATCCCGAAGGGCCTGTGATGACCACAAGCTTGTTTTTCGGGATATCAACGTCGATGTTTTTTAGATTGTGTTCTCTTGCTCCTTTGATTTGAATCCATTGCAACACGGTTCAATTCCTTCCCTTCCAGAGAAGCGAGCGTGTCCCTGAGCCGGGCCGCCTTCTCGAAATCAAGCCGTTCAACGGCCTGCCACATCATCTTTTCAAGTTCTGCCGGAGAAAAACCTTCCAGGGTATCCTTTTCCTTTTTTCGGAGATATCCTGAACCTGCGTCGGCCATGAGCTCTTCGGGCAGGAGGGATATGACGTCTTTCCTGATCGAAGCCGGCGTTATCCCATGGTCTTCATTGTACTTCGTCTGCAGCGCCCTTCTCCGTGCGGTCTCGGCGGTAGCGTTCCGGATGCTGTCGGTGATGTCGTCAGCGTAGAGTATAACCTTTCCCGCTGTATTTCTCGCCGCCCTGCCCATCATCTGGATGAGGGAGCGCTCGGAACGGAGAAAGCCCTCCCTGTCGGCATCGAGAATGGCAACAAGGGAAACCTCCGGAAGGTCCATTCCCTCGCGGAGAAGGTTGATTCCCACGAGGACTGAAATGTCTCCGTTCCTGAGATCCCGGATGAGTTCCGCCCTTTCGAAGGTGTTGAGTTCAGAGTGAATGTACTTGACCTTGAACTGAAGGTCGGCAAGGTACTCCGCAAGGTCTTCCGATGATTTTTTCGTCAGGGTGGTTACCAGGGCTCTTTCTCCTCTGGAGGCAATCTCCCTGAGCCGCCCGATGAGATCGTCCACCTGGCCGCTTGCAGGAAGGATCTCCACTTCGGGGTCGAGGACGCCGGTGGGACGGATGAGCTGCTCCACCACATTGTCGGATACCCTGAACTCGTAGTCGCCGGGGGTGGCGGTGACGAAAACGGCCTGTCTCATATATTTCTCGAATTCGGCCCATTCCAGCGGTCTGTTGTCAAGGCAGGAAGGAAGGCGGAACCCGTTTTCCACCAGGGTCAGCTTCCGGGCGCGGTCACCGTTGAACATTCCCCTGACCTGGGGAAGGGTTATGTGGGATTCATCCACCACAAGAAGGAAATCGGAGGGAAAGAAATCAAGCAGTGTTCCTGGAGGTTCTCCCGGATTCCTGCCGTCCAGATACCTCGAGTAATTCTCAATTCCCGAGCAGTATCCCGTTTCCATAAGCATTTCCATGTCGTACTGGGTTCTCATCCTGATGCGCTGCGCTTCGAGAAACTTGCCCTGTTTTTCGAATGCGGAAGCCTGTTCTTCCAATTCGGAACGAATGGGCTCGATGGACCGGTCGATGGCATCCCTGTCGGTGACGTAATGCTGGGCCGGGAAAATTGAAGCGTGAGCAAGACTTTCCTTTACCTTTCCCGAAACGGGATCAAACTCATCTATTCTTTCTATTTCGTCGTCGAAAAAACATATCCGGAGAGCCGTCTCTCCGTAGGCGGGAAAAATTTCGATGATGTCTCCCCTGGCGCGGAAACTGCCATGTTCCACCACGAAGTCGTTTCTCTCGTAGTAGTTTTCCAGTAGTTTTTCCATGAAAGCCCGACGTTCCCACCGGTCCCCAACGGAGAAGGGAAAAATGACCTTTTCGTAGGTTTCCTTCCGACCGAGTCCGTAGATACAGGAGACGCTTGCAACGACGATGACATCCCGCCGTTCGATCAGCGCCTTGGTTGCTGCCAGCCGAAGCCGTTCTATCCTGTCGTTGACCGAAGCGTCTTTCTCTATGTAGGTATCTGTCGCCGGGACATAGGCTTCCGGCTGGTAATAGTCGTAGTAGCTGACGAAGTAATGAACAGCATTATGGGGGAAAAAACCCTTGAATTCACTGTAAAGCTGGGCCGCAAGAGTTTTGTTGTGGGCGAGCACCAGAACGGGCCTGCACGCATGGGCGATCACGTTGGCAACCGTGAAGGTTTTTCCGCTTCCGGTTACCCCGAGAAGAGTCTGGAAACGTCTGTTTTCCGCGATACCGGCGGAAAGCCGGCGTATGGCCTCAGGCTGGTCACCTGAAGGAGCCCAGTCCGAAACCAGGTGGAATTTCCTGTCTTCAGTTTTCATTCACGTTCCGGTCCCCCTCCCGCTGAGCCTGAAAAGAAAAAGGGAACCGGGAAAACTCCCGGCTCCTCTTTTTGCCTTTTCCTGCCGAAGCTAATCTGCAGGAGCTTCTCCAAGGATGTTCGGGCTTCGGCTTTCTTCCGCCGTCTCTTCCGGAGTTTTTCGCCCTTCTTTAACCTCTTCTGCCGGTGAAGGGGTCTTTTCTTCTTTTTCTTCCATGCCGAGCAGAAGGGTCAGTTCCTTTCCTTCAATGACTTCCTTTTCAAGAAGTACCTGGGCGACCATCGTCATCTCTTCTGCGTTTTCAGCCAGCAGATGATGGACTCTGCCATAGCAGGAATCGATGATCTTCTTCACTTCCTGGTCTATGGCATAGGCCACTTCGTCGCTGTAGTTCCGGTCCTCTCCGATGTCCCTGCCGAGGAACACCTCCTGGTGCTTGTGACCGAGCTTGACGAGCCCGAGTTTCTCACTCATTCCGAATTCGGTGACCATTTGCCTGGCAATCTGCGTGGCCCGTTCCAGGTCGTTGCTCGCGCCTGTGGTGACGTCCCCGAACTGAAGCTCTTCTGCCACTCTTCCCCCGAGAAGAACGCAGATCTTGTCAAGGAGGCCGGAGCGGGACATGAGGAAACGATCCTCCTCCGGAAGCTGAAGAGTGTACCCGAGAGCCATGTTACCTCTCGGAATGATGGAAATCTTGTGCACCGGGTCGCAGGACGGTATCAGTTTTGCTACAAGGGCGTGCCCGGTTTCGTGGTACGCGATGATCTTCTTTTCTTTGTCGCTCACGAGGCGGCTCTTGCGCTCGGGACCGGCGATGACCCTGTCGATTCCTTCCTCGAAGTTCTTCATGGTGATTTCTTTGTCTCCGTTCCTTGCCGAGAGCAGAGCTGCCTCGTTCACGAGGTTCGCAAGGTCGGCGCCCACAAAACCGGGTGTCCTGCGTGCGAGGACTTCAAGGTCCACATCGGAAGCGAGCTTCTTTTCCCGGACATGAACCTCGAGAATAGCTTCCCGTCCCTTGACGTCCGGACGGTCGACGACGATGTGGCGGTCGAACCTTCCCGGACGGAGAAGGGCCGGGTCGAGGATGTCGGGCCTGTTCGTGGCCGCGATGAGAATAATGCCCGTGGATTCGTCAAACCCGTCAAGCTCGACGAGAAGCTGGTTCAGCGTCTGCTCCCGTTCGTCGTGGCCTCCGCCGAGACCGGCGCCGCGCTGCCTTCCAACGGCATCCATCTCATCGATGAAAATAATGCACGGCTGGTATTTCCGGGCCTGTTCAAAGAGATCCCGAACCCTTGCTGCACCCACACCAACGAACATCTCGACGAAGTCCGAACCGCTGACGCTGAAGAAGGGGACATCGGCCTCCCCCGCCGCTGCCCGGGCAAGAAGGGTTTTTCCCGTTCCCGGGGGTCCAAGGAGAAGGATGCCCCTGGGAACCTTTGCCCCGAGGGCTGTGAACCTGCTGGGATCCTTGAGGTAGTACACGACCTCGGAGAGTTCTTCCTTTGATTCCTCGCATCCGGCGACATCGTTGAAGGTCACCTTCGGTCGGTTGTCGAGAAAGAGCTTGGCCTTGCTTTTCGCAAAGTTCATCACCTTGCCGCCGCCGCCCTGCATGTTGTAGAGGAAGAAGATCCAGACACCAATGAGCAGCAGCGTCGGGAACAGGGAAGAAAGCATGTTAGCCCACCATGGAGTCTTCTGCGGAGGTTCCACCTCCACGTTTACTCCTTTCTGGGCGACTTCCTTGGCCAGATCCCCTATGCCGACTACATAGCTAACGAATTCCCTGCCGTCGGTGAACTTTCCCTTGATGGAATTTTCCCGGACGGTGACGGACGTGATTCTCCCTGAGGAGACTTCCGAAAGGAATGTGCTGTACCCGATCTCCTGGATTTGCTGGGGACCCTGGGTGGGAGAAAGAAAAACGTTCACGAGGCTCACAACGAGCACTATAAGAATAAGATACAACCCGAGATTTTTTACCAATCGGCCCAAATTATCGCCGCCTCCTGACTAAGGTAGAAATTTTTTTAAACTTCTGTTCTCGATTCCCCTGTAACCTCAACAACGTGAACGGAGGGGAGATTCCTCCATTTGCCCGCGTAATCAAGACCGTAGCCTACAACAAACTCGTCGGGAATGGAAAATCCCCTGTAGGCCACATCCACATGAACCTTCCGCCGCTCCTCCTTGTCGAGGAGGGCGCACACCCTGACGCTTCCTGGCTGTCTTTCATGCATCAGCTTGACAAGATATGACAGAGTCAGTCCTGTGTCAACTATATCCTCGACGATGAGGACATTTTTGTCTTTAATGCTGCTGTCCAGGTCTTTGACGATCCTGACGATTCCGCTGGTCTTCGTGGAGTCACCGTAGGAGGAAACAGCCATAAAATCGAGGGAAACGTTCACCGTAGGCGGGATGTTCCGCACCAGGTCGGCCATGAATACGACCGCTCCCTTCAGAATGCCGACGACAACGAGCTCCTTCCCCTCGTAGTCCCTGGCGATCTGTTTTCCCAGATCGACGACTCTTTTTTCAATTTCCTCTTTCGGAATCAGGATGTCTGAAACCCTATAATCCATATTCTTTCCCCTTTTCAGCAGTGATATGAAGAACCCTTGACTGAATGCGGACAACCTCTTCCCCGGAGGGTATTACGCCGGCAGGTGAACGCCTTCCCCAGAAAGGAACCCACTCGAAGGAGCCGGAGCGCAGTACCGGAAAAATGTGCCGTCCCCACGGAAGTGCCCAGGTATCCCGGTGATTCTGCATTTCGGAAAGGGAGAAAAGCTGAATTTCGCCGGTACAGGGGAGAACAGCCTGCATCCAGCCGGCGGAAACTTCCGCCGGCTTTTCCCTCTTCCAGGAAAACTGCCAGTTATTCCATTCAAAAGTACCTTGGATGCCTTCAAGAGGCACGGTAATTCCTGAAGGATCCAATCCGTTAAGTATAACAGGGTCAACCCAGGTAACAAAGGGGAAACTGCTGAAAACGTACATACTGCTCTGCCATTGAAAACACCAGGGATCATCCTTATTCAGGAGCTCCGCGAGTTTTTCCGTTCTTTCCCTTGCGAGAGCTTTCAGTCCAAGCGCCCTCCCGGCACCGCGTAGAAAAACCGCTGTTGTTTCAGCGTCGAGACGTCTCAGGAACGGGAGCGGGCAGGCATAGGAACAAAAGGGCAGGGATACGGATGCGAGATTGAGCAGGGATTCCTGCATCTTTTCTTCCTGTCCGCGGAAGAAAGCCAGGTCACCTGCCGCTCCCAGGATATGTTTCCTGGCTGAACTGTTTATTTCCCGTTCAACAAGAGGAATGAGCATGTTTCTGATTCTGTTCCTCAGGTAGGCCGTATCCTCGTTGGTGGAGTCCTCCCTCCACGGTATGCCGTACAGGCGGAGAAGCTCCCGGAGGAATTCCCTGGAATATTTGAGGAGAGGACGGAAAACGGGTCCCCGTTTCTCGGGAATTCCGGAGAGTCCCCGAACGCCTGTACCGCG
Coding sequences:
- the uvrA gene encoding excinuclease ABC subunit UvrA — translated: MLQWIQIKGAREHNLKNIDVDIPKNKLVVITGPSGSGKSSLAFDTLYAEGQRRYVESLSVYARQFLGIQNKPDVDDISGLSPAISIEQKGVSHNPRSIVGTVTEIYDFLRLIFARVGKPHCPSCGKEVMRYSLDEIVDILFRSFPEERVEILAPLVRGKKGEYRNLLSQTRDKGFLRVRVDGAVLWLEEEISLDKNRRHTIEVIVDRLRIQEDRRGRIAEAVENALSLSGGYVVAVPETGEEKLLTENYTCPSCDISLPEIEPRLFSFNNPYGACPDCSGIGSHQFFSEDLAIDPERSLSEGAILPWKKKHYMLTKLEKFAAKKGWDLSGVYGKLPGNIKEFILRGSDERIPLMFRDGGEERSYMGRYEGLIPWLDARWKETESEAVIEELATYRVDDECKTCGGLRLKPEALSVKVRNYGIGDFVSMPIDELCHILENISFSSGEEHIVHQVLLETRKRLNFLTDVGVGYLSLIRRADTLSGGESQRIRLATQIGSKLSGVLYVLDEPTIGLHSRDTEKLVRTLESIRDLGNTVVVVEHDRETMMAADSIIEMGPGAGDGGGNIVFSGEYEEAFRSPFLTGPYLRGECNGIVRPKERRRPKGSLTVKGARHNNLKGIDVEFPTGLFITVTGVSGSGKSSLIHDVLYKGMRRYLDRDFRERAGNHKNIDGWENFRNIILVDQSPIGRTPRSNPATYTGLFTLIRELFAELPEAKLRGYLPGRFSFNVRGGRCEACGGGGSTKVSMLFLPDVYVPCEVCGGKRYNRETLEVKFKGKSISDVLDMTVDEALQFFRDIPRIASKLNLIAEAGLGYIRLGQSALTLSGGEAQRVKLSKELSKKFSGPTLYLLDEPTTGLYYTDVEKLLVIVNKIVDQGNTVILIEHNLDVLMSADYIIDLGPEGGNGGGRLVAAGTPEDLMHSSKGYTARFLREYSDQISERMKKSG
- the ftsH gene encoding ATP-dependent zinc metalloprotease FtsH, producing the protein MGRLVKNLGLYLILIVLVVSLVNVFLSPTQGPQQIQEIGYSTFLSEVSSGRITSVTVRENSIKGKFTDGREFVSYVVGIGDLAKEVAQKGVNVEVEPPQKTPWWANMLSSLFPTLLLIGVWIFFLYNMQGGGGKVMNFAKSKAKLFLDNRPKVTFNDVAGCEESKEELSEVVYYLKDPSRFTALGAKVPRGILLLGPPGTGKTLLARAAAGEADVPFFSVSGSDFVEMFVGVGAARVRDLFEQARKYQPCIIFIDEMDAVGRQRGAGLGGGHDEREQTLNQLLVELDGFDESTGIILIAATNRPDILDPALLRPGRFDRHIVVDRPDVKGREAILEVHVREKKLASDVDLEVLARRTPGFVGADLANLVNEAALLSARNGDKEITMKNFEEGIDRVIAGPERKSRLVSDKEKKIIAYHETGHALVAKLIPSCDPVHKISIIPRGNMALGYTLQLPEEDRFLMSRSGLLDKICVLLGGRVAEELQFGDVTTGASNDLERATQIARQMVTEFGMSEKLGLVKLGHKHQEVFLGRDIGEDRNYSDEVAYAIDQEVKKIIDSCYGRVHHLLAENAEEMTMVAQVLLEKEVIEGKELTLLLGMEEKEEKTPSPAEEVKEGRKTPEETAEESRSPNILGEAPAD
- the uvrB gene encoding excinuclease ABC subunit UvrB gives rise to the protein MKTEDRKFHLVSDWAPSGDQPEAIRRLSAGIAENRRFQTLLGVTGSGKTFTVANVIAHACRPVLVLAHNKTLAAQLYSEFKGFFPHNAVHYFVSYYDYYQPEAYVPATDTYIEKDASVNDRIERLRLAATKALIERRDVIVVASVSCIYGLGRKETYEKVIFPFSVGDRWERRAFMEKLLENYYERNDFVVEHGSFRARGDIIEIFPAYGETALRICFFDDEIERIDEFDPVSGKVKESLAHASIFPAQHYVTDRDAIDRSIEPIRSELEEQASAFEKQGKFLEAQRIRMRTQYDMEMLMETGYCSGIENYSRYLDGRNPGEPPGTLLDFFPSDFLLVVDESHITLPQVRGMFNGDRARKLTLVENGFRLPSCLDNRPLEWAEFEKYMRQAVFVTATPGDYEFRVSDNVVEQLIRPTGVLDPEVEILPASGQVDDLIGRLREIASRGERALVTTLTKKSSEDLAEYLADLQFKVKYIHSELNTFERAELIRDLRNGDISVLVGINLLREGMDLPEVSLVAILDADREGFLRSERSLIQMMGRAARNTAGKVILYADDITDSIRNATAETARRRALQTKYNEDHGITPASIRKDVISLLPEELMADAGSGYLRKKEKDTLEGFSPAELEKMMWQAVERLDFEKAARLRDTLASLEGKELNRVAMDSNQRSKRTQSKKHRR